The nucleotide window TTCGTCGAACGCGCCATACCCAACCGCCCAGCACTCTCGCTCTCAAACGCCACACTGGCTGGGGAGCGGAAGAGCGATCCGGTCCGGCCGCCGAATGCCGCCGTGAACAGGCGACCCTCGATTGCACAGACAATTGTCGGGTTGACGTAAAGGAACCCTGAACGATGAAGGGAGACAGCCGCGCAAAGGCGTCCCTTGCTCATCGGTCACGTGCGAAGACGGCGCTATCGCTCTGTCATGCCGTTGAAAAAGGCGGATTGATCGCTGTGCATATCAGCTGAAGAAACGCTCCTCCGGCAAGCCGAAAAGGCGCGTCAGAAGCGAATGTGGCACCTGAGCATCGAAGCCCAAGTTGCTCATCTATCTATCTATCTTTCCCCTGTCGCCGGTCGGCCGCGACAGGGGAAGCGAGGTCAATGCTGGTTACGGTCGTTGAGTCCATCGATCGAGATCGTACCGCGCTGTTTGAACAGCAGGTCGAGGGCTTCGAGCATGAGCGCATGCATCTTGGTGCGCTCGGTATGGGCGAGGTCGCGCAGCTGATCGTAGACCGGCGGCTCCAGGTAGACCGACATCTGCCGGGCACGCTCCTTCAGGGTACTCGGCGTCTTTCGGGGTGGCGCGTGTCCCGTATCGAGCTTGACGATGTCGGCGGTCCTGGCCGGGGGGGCGGCTCCAGCGACGATGGAGGCGAGGTTCGGCCTAGGCGGCTTTGGCATGCTTGACGACCTGCATCCGCTTCTCGATCCAAGTCCAGAGCTTGCGCACTTCCGCCGCGGCCTGTCCCTTGGGATTGAATTCGGTGACGCCCTGACCGACGCCGATCGCATCCTGGTGATCGGTGCGCGCGACGATGTTCACGTCGGGCAGGATACCCAGCACGGCGAGGCCGTCGGCCGCGTCGCGGATACGGTAAGACCGCGGCGGGGTCTGGTTCAGCACGAAGGCGAACTTCTTCTCCAGCCGGTAGACCGCGGCCAGCGTCGGCTTGAAGGCGCGCAGGTCGGCCGGGGTGGGGCGGCAGGGGATGATGCAGAGGTCGGCCGCGCGAATGGCGGAAAGGGTGCCGGTGGAATCCACGCCCGGCGTATCGATGAAGACGTAATCGTAGGCCGATTGGCGGAGCTGGGCCATCACGGCCTCGATCTGCGTCGCATCGATCTGGGCGACCTCGGGACCGTCCACCGTACGGTGATCGAGCCAGTCGCTGATCGTCGCCTGGCGATCCATCTCCAGGATGCAGACAGACAGGCCGCGTTCCTGCGCCGCGACGGCCAAGGAGATGCACAACGTGCTCTTCCCGCTGCCCCCTTTTTGGGTGACGAAGGTGATGGCTTTCATCCTGGCGCCCTTTTCTCGTCCTGAGATGTCATGTCCTGCCGCGCTGGGCGGCTCATCGAGCCACATGCCTCGGTTGATCACCTGACGCGCTTGAATTCGCCCCGTGACACCAGGATGCCCTGACCCCGGTGTTTGGCCGATCATGGTTAATCAAGGGTTAAAACCCTGTCCGGGTATCGCCCGATGCCGTGATCCAAGGATCAGACGCCGTCATCCGCACTCGCGAACTCGCCCGTCCCGGCGGCACCATAAATCAATTTCAAGTTGCTATTCATTCCCGCACAGCGTGTCCGCCTCTTCCAAACGGCCAATTTTACCACTAAGATACGGTATTGATCGAGGTTGGATAAACCGGAATTCAACTTCAAGTAATTTTCCAATCGCCGAGATCTCGCCCTTTTCCGTCGATCCGCCTTCACACGTCTCGTCGTCAACGACCCGTCCCGGCGGCTCAGGAGATCCATGCCTCGGCGCACGAGCCCCCTCCCCGACGATAGCGACGACATACAGGCCGCGCTCGATGCATCGGGCGTCATCGGCGTCTGGACCCATGACGTCTGGACGGACCGGATCGCAGTCTCCGCCGCCCTCGCGGGGGTGCTCGGCCTCGCCCC belongs to Methylobacterium sp. 77 and includes:
- a CDS encoding ribbon-helix-helix domain-containing protein codes for the protein MPKPPRPNLASIVAGAAPPARTADIVKLDTGHAPPRKTPSTLKERARQMSVYLEPPVYDQLRDLAHTERTKMHALMLEALDLLFKQRGTISIDGLNDRNQH
- a CDS encoding ParA family protein: MKAITFVTQKGGSGKSTLCISLAVAAQERGLSVCILEMDRQATISDWLDHRTVDGPEVAQIDATQIEAVMAQLRQSAYDYVFIDTPGVDSTGTLSAIRAADLCIIPCRPTPADLRAFKPTLAAVYRLEKKFAFVLNQTPPRSYRIRDAADGLAVLGILPDVNIVARTDHQDAIGVGQGVTEFNPKGQAAAEVRKLWTWIEKRMQVVKHAKAA